One Paenibacillus sp. FSL W8-0186 genomic window carries:
- a CDS encoding AMP-binding protein, which yields MLITEAVQAHADGQPKKTALVVDHRRLTYQELDKAINEAACELMAFENSFDQAGHTLVGFLLHNSVEFVQYFLAAAKLGLCSALFDPKWADANIEAILEECRPAILVVGIDLLPRLASVPDTTKLIVIDSDSAVPEEIRNHSCEGNATAARTGSTGYRFPRNSTLDSIFYMGFTSGTTGMPKGFLRAQHSWMESFAQAKEAFGLSEADHVLGTGPLVHSLTIYAAIQTLYLGGTFYLPRKFKAAPALAMLEDCPITHIYLVPTIFEALYHEAISQTPVFAAPQVKSLITTGDKWTPESKVKAGEVFPQAGIYEFYGASELSFVTVLDPAGNEARPDSIGKPFNGVEVSLRKPDGTEAGAGEVGQIYIRSSMIFSGYFNNADETKQVIHGEWATVGDLAMRDSEGFLYMVGRSNNMIISGGLNIYPEEIEKILLSLEEIEEAIVAGLPDAYWGQKVVALVKAKQDAVISDQDIMAHCRKRLASYKCPKEILRVESFPYTNSGKISRASIHDWLAGRVV from the coding sequence ATGCTGATTACGGAGGCCGTTCAAGCACACGCCGACGGACAACCGAAGAAAACTGCGCTCGTCGTCGATCACCGCCGGTTGACATACCAGGAGCTTGACAAGGCCATCAACGAGGCGGCTTGCGAACTTATGGCCTTTGAGAATAGCTTTGATCAAGCTGGGCATACGCTTGTCGGCTTCTTGCTGCATAACAGCGTGGAGTTCGTGCAATATTTTTTGGCTGCGGCAAAGCTCGGGTTATGCTCAGCGCTATTCGATCCGAAATGGGCCGATGCAAATATCGAAGCGATTTTAGAGGAGTGCAGGCCGGCTATTTTGGTTGTTGGCATCGATTTGCTGCCTCGCTTGGCCAGTGTTCCTGATACGACGAAGCTGATCGTCATCGACAGCGATTCCGCAGTACCGGAGGAAATTAGGAACCATAGCTGTGAAGGCAATGCGACTGCCGCCAGAACTGGTTCAACCGGGTACCGATTTCCCCGTAACTCAACCCTGGACAGCATATTCTATATGGGGTTTACTTCAGGAACCACCGGAATGCCGAAAGGCTTTCTCCGTGCTCAGCATTCATGGATGGAGAGCTTCGCTCAGGCCAAGGAGGCATTTGGCTTAAGCGAAGCCGACCATGTTCTCGGTACCGGGCCGCTAGTTCACTCTTTGACGATTTATGCGGCGATTCAAACCTTGTATCTTGGCGGAACCTTCTATCTCCCGCGAAAATTCAAGGCCGCGCCGGCGCTGGCTATGCTGGAAGACTGTCCCATTACCCATATTTATCTCGTTCCAACGATATTCGAAGCGCTGTACCATGAAGCGATCTCGCAAACCCCTGTTTTTGCTGCGCCGCAAGTAAAATCATTAATTACGACGGGAGACAAGTGGACACCGGAATCGAAGGTGAAGGCAGGGGAGGTCTTTCCTCAGGCAGGCATTTACGAATTCTATGGCGCTTCCGAGCTCAGCTTCGTCACGGTGCTGGATCCGGCAGGCAACGAAGCTAGACCGGACTCGATCGGCAAGCCGTTTAACGGAGTGGAGGTGTCCTTGCGTAAGCCTGACGGTACAGAAGCAGGGGCAGGCGAAGTGGGACAGATTTATATCAGAAGCAGCATGATTTTCTCCGGCTACTTCAATAATGCAGACGAAACGAAGCAGGTTATCCATGGAGAATGGGCAACGGTAGGAGATCTGGCGATGAGGGACTCAGAAGGCTTTCTCTATATGGTGGGCAGAAGCAACAATATGATCATCAGCGGAGGGCTTAACATTTACCCCGAAGAGATCGAGAAAATTTTGCTGTCGTTGGAGGAAATCGAGGAGGCCATTGTAGCTGGATTGCCTGACGCCTACTGGGGGCAAAAGGTTGTGGCTCTCGTGAAAGCAAAACAAGACGCGGTCATCAGCGATCAGGATATTATGGCGCACTGCCGCAAGCGGCTGGCCAGCTATAAATGCCCGAAGGAAATTTTGCGGGTCGAATCTTTCCCTTACACGAACAGCGGCAAAATATCACGCGCGTCCATCCATGATTGGCTGGCCGGAAGGGTGGTGTGA
- a CDS encoding glycosyltransferase: protein MKASIVILAYNQQEIIEACLISLSRQYLQEGDGFEVILVDNGSTDGTGEMIHQLAVNYPLTYKYIPDTVESSRAVSRNQGIVSASGDIVIFLDGDQIPGPGFVAEHLRVHKFAEDKLVIGFRRYLEQGAIAGGRGKALFEAGSLPPFEEDERFWLMERFSENAGALRTAWHLFFSCNISVRRERLIGAGMFNDGFAGWGLEDSELGYRLEQGGGSFIFNKNALAYHVHHPSEFNEARYAGWLANLQHFISRHPSFEVEAQKILAEFFNPQIRISWWDCYVRFENVVRAYQGYEGGRYPVSIIVIYKHSTEAVNAITSEAAGREVAVIDQTELSDLDLICQSIRQAYDVLYYKHPTERQLVDLYRLFAARGIWRQQVFD from the coding sequence ATGAAGGCTAGCATTGTCATACTGGCCTATAATCAGCAAGAAATTATCGAAGCTTGCCTGATTTCCCTATCCCGCCAATACCTGCAGGAGGGGGACGGCTTCGAGGTCATCCTCGTCGATAACGGGTCAACGGATGGCACAGGGGAAATGATTCATCAATTGGCGGTAAATTACCCGCTGACTTATAAATACATCCCTGACACGGTGGAATCGAGCAGAGCTGTTTCCCGTAATCAGGGCATTGTGAGCGCAAGCGGTGATATCGTGATTTTTCTGGATGGGGATCAAATTCCCGGACCGGGATTCGTCGCCGAGCATTTGCGCGTTCATAAATTTGCGGAGGACAAGCTTGTCATCGGCTTTAGAAGATATTTGGAGCAAGGAGCGATCGCTGGGGGGCGAGGAAAAGCGCTTTTTGAAGCAGGCAGCTTGCCGCCCTTCGAGGAAGATGAACGGTTTTGGTTGATGGAGCGGTTTTCCGAGAATGCCGGAGCGCTCCGAACGGCCTGGCATCTGTTCTTCAGCTGCAATATATCGGTCAGAAGGGAGAGACTGATCGGAGCCGGCATGTTTAATGACGGTTTCGCGGGCTGGGGACTGGAGGACAGCGAGCTCGGCTACAGGCTGGAGCAGGGAGGCGGTTCGTTTATTTTCAACAAAAACGCGCTTGCCTATCATGTGCATCATCCTTCCGAATTCAATGAGGCCCGCTACGCTGGCTGGCTGGCGAATTTGCAGCATTTCATCTCCCGTCACCCGTCCTTTGAAGTAGAAGCGCAAAAAATCCTGGCGGAATTTTTCAATCCGCAAATCAGAATTTCCTGGTGGGACTGCTATGTAAGGTTCGAAAATGTCGTCCGGGCCTATCAAGGGTATGAGGGGGGCCGTTATCCCGTCAGCATTATCGTGATTTATAAGCATAGTACCGAAGCGGTCAATGCGATTACTTCCGAGGCAGCAGGCAGGGAAGTCGCCGTGATCGATCAAACCGAATTATCCGATCTCGATCTTATCTGCCAGTCGATCAGGCAAGCTTACGATGTGCTCTACTATAAACACCCTACCGAGAGGCAGCTTGTCGACCTGTACCGCCTATTTGCAGCAAGAGGAATTTGGAGGCAGCAGGTGTTCGATTAA
- a CDS encoding MaoC family dehydratase has product MMDQWQLTSVPPQRTIITKERTGAFLQGFPAAFRSSVTIVPLTYPITLWQNVELPWLPDDQGGKTIIHGQQTLQYYRVLPYNEEIIWQIHLASIRETEGSQGPMQLLNCVMDVRNAHEELILQANTTLLLLDQPKPQPRPQSHTNPATHRIARHTLPSALYGLWDKESSLIPGTILIDACLGTITGEMLVAYAAASGDYNAIHLDAQKAVEFGLPGRVAHGMLVLGMVGNLLQELQTAPMTLRNLECRFRMPIVEGDTVFAKVIVQSVVPSQPGDKETFIDGDILNEAEAQNNPVIHCLLEVSIVRPEPDSSCSESYADAPFTSGQSQRILAYSGSADYVLA; this is encoded by the coding sequence ATGATGGATCAATGGCAGCTAACTTCAGTACCGCCGCAGCGCACAATCATTACCAAGGAACGAACCGGTGCGTTTCTGCAGGGCTTTCCCGCAGCCTTTCGTTCTAGTGTTACCATCGTTCCTCTGACGTATCCTATTACGCTGTGGCAGAACGTAGAGCTTCCCTGGCTGCCAGACGATCAAGGCGGCAAAACTATCATTCACGGCCAGCAGACGCTGCAGTATTATCGGGTTCTTCCCTATAATGAGGAGATTATCTGGCAAATTCACCTGGCAAGCATACGGGAAACGGAAGGTTCCCAAGGACCAATGCAATTGCTGAATTGCGTGATGGATGTCAGGAATGCGCATGAGGAACTCATATTGCAGGCGAATACCACCCTTCTTCTGCTGGATCAGCCAAAACCACAGCCGCGGCCCCAATCGCATACCAACCCAGCTACCCATAGGATTGCCCGGCATACTTTACCTTCCGCGCTGTACGGCCTATGGGATAAGGAGAGCTCTCTCATTCCGGGAACCATACTGATCGATGCCTGCCTCGGCACGATAACCGGGGAGATGCTTGTCGCTTATGCCGCAGCTTCCGGCGATTACAATGCCATCCATTTGGATGCCCAGAAGGCAGTAGAATTCGGGCTGCCCGGCCGGGTGGCTCATGGCATGCTCGTATTAGGCATGGTCGGAAATCTGCTGCAGGAGCTGCAAACCGCGCCTATGACGCTCAGGAATTTGGAATGCCGCTTTCGCATGCCTATTGTGGAAGGGGACACCGTGTTCGCCAAGGTTATTGTTCAGTCCGTAGTCCCCTCTCAGCCTGGGGACAAAGAGACTTTCATCGACGGTGATATTCTCAATGAAGCAGAAGCCCAAAATAATCCGGTTATCCATTGCCTCCTGGAGGTTTCTATCGTTCGGCCTGAGCCTGATTCATCGTGTTCTGAATCTTATGCGGACGCTCCTTTTACGAGTGGTCAATCGCAGCGCATATTGGCATACAGCGGTTCGGCCGATTATGTACTCGCCTAA
- a CDS encoding acyl-CoA dehydrogenase family protein has product MNFELTEEQKHIQRTVRQFVADELIPLERQLLLNEREGKEGISREQLRALQNKARDLGLWGIETPQRYGGANLGTITSAIVKMELGRTCVPFVLGGEADNILFMCNEKQMERYLYPVIAGERQSCFALTERAAGSDTSNIQMSAKRTVGGWILNGEKAFITNGNEADFAIVFAVTNPSTGKNKGITCFLVDREMGWTSEPILTMGGDKSPSLLTFDHVLVPDENVLGEVDHGLTMAMQWISRGRWVVPAIAVGASERLLQMAIDYANERVTFGETLASRQSIQWMIADSAVEVEALKWLVLHTAWRVEKQLDARHHASMSKLYGAGVANQVVDRVLQIYGGMGYSKDLPIERWYREMRVWRIYEGTDEIQRIIIARNLLKGNVKIGHWD; this is encoded by the coding sequence ATGAATTTTGAACTGACCGAAGAGCAAAAGCATATTCAACGCACCGTACGCCAGTTTGTTGCTGATGAGCTCATTCCTTTGGAGCGCCAGCTGCTTCTCAACGAGCGAGAGGGGAAGGAGGGGATCAGCCGGGAGCAGCTTAGGGCGCTTCAGAACAAAGCTAGAGATCTCGGGCTTTGGGGCATCGAAACGCCGCAAAGATATGGAGGAGCCAATCTGGGAACGATCACAAGTGCCATCGTAAAAATGGAGCTGGGCCGCACCTGCGTTCCTTTTGTGCTAGGCGGGGAGGCGGATAACATCCTGTTCATGTGCAATGAAAAGCAGATGGAACGGTATCTGTACCCGGTCATTGCCGGGGAAAGACAGTCCTGCTTTGCGCTTACCGAACGGGCAGCCGGGTCGGATACAAGCAATATCCAAATGTCGGCCAAGCGGACGGTTGGCGGATGGATTTTGAATGGCGAGAAGGCTTTTATTACGAATGGAAACGAGGCGGATTTCGCCATTGTCTTTGCCGTGACCAATCCATCAACCGGCAAGAACAAAGGTATTACCTGTTTTCTTGTCGACCGGGAAATGGGCTGGACGTCGGAACCGATTCTGACGATGGGCGGAGATAAAAGCCCCTCCTTGCTGACGTTTGACCATGTGCTCGTTCCCGATGAGAATGTGCTCGGCGAAGTGGATCACGGGCTCACGATGGCAATGCAGTGGATCAGCAGAGGACGCTGGGTCGTTCCGGCCATTGCGGTCGGGGCGTCGGAGAGGCTGCTGCAGATGGCGATCGATTATGCGAACGAAAGGGTGACCTTTGGCGAAACACTGGCTTCCAGGCAGAGTATTCAATGGATGATTGCCGATTCCGCGGTTGAGGTCGAGGCGCTGAAATGGCTTGTCCTGCATACGGCATGGCGGGTGGAAAAACAGCTTGATGCGCGTCATCATGCCTCCATGTCGAAGTTGTACGGTGCGGGCGTCGCCAACCAAGTCGTTGACAGGGTGCTGCAAATTTACGGCGGCATGGGTTATTCCAAAGATCTGCCGATCGAGCGCTGGTACCGGGAGATGAGAGTATGGCGCATCTATGAGGGAACGGATGAAATTCAGCGGATCATTATTGCGCGAAACCTGCTGAAAGGAAATGTGAAGATCGGTCATTGGGATTAG
- a CDS encoding energy-coupling factor transporter transmembrane component T — MALTQHLIFGQYIDKKSLVHELDPRTKLLIVMAFMISALLLTTLVSYVLLALMVAAAIAISKIPPTYIIRGLKPVWLIVIITSVFHIFLTQGGEVLIQLGSVSIYEQGVLKAIAIAVRIILLLAMATLLTLTTKLSDLTSAIETLLSPLRRIGVPTQEIAMMMTLTIRFIPILLQETDKIMKAQRARGVDFASGNIVKRLLNFIPIIVPVLMLAFQKAESASQAIEARGYQPGMQRTQLRTLALQAIDFKALLVSGLFMSVLIALRM; from the coding sequence ATGGCCTTGACCCAGCATTTGATATTTGGCCAATACATTGATAAGAAATCGCTGGTCCATGAGCTCGATCCGCGAACGAAGCTGTTGATCGTCATGGCCTTCATGATTTCGGCGCTGCTCCTCACGACGCTTGTCTCTTACGTTCTGCTGGCGCTAATGGTCGCGGCCGCCATTGCCATTTCCAAAATACCGCCCACCTACATCATCAGAGGATTAAAGCCGGTATGGCTGATTGTGATCATTACTTCGGTCTTTCATATTTTCTTGACGCAGGGCGGAGAGGTGCTGATTCAACTTGGCTCTGTGTCCATCTATGAGCAAGGCGTGCTTAAGGCGATTGCGATTGCTGTACGCATCATTTTACTGTTAGCTATGGCCACCTTGCTGACGTTAACGACGAAGCTGAGTGATTTAACCAGCGCCATTGAAACACTGCTGTCACCGCTGCGCAGAATAGGAGTGCCGACACAGGAAATCGCCATGATGATGACTTTAACGATCCGTTTTATTCCGATTCTCCTGCAGGAAACCGACAAAATTATGAAAGCCCAAAGAGCCAGGGGCGTTGATTTCGCTTCCGGCAACATAGTCAAAAGATTGCTGAACTTTATCCCGATTATTGTACCCGTCCTGATGCTGGCGTTTCAGAAAGCCGAAAGTGCCTCCCAGGCGATTGAAGCCCGGGGTTATCAGCCAGGAATGCAGCGCACACAGCTAAGAACACTTGCTTTGCAAGCCATCGACTTCAAAGCGCTACTCGTGTCGGGACTATTTATGTCCGTGCTGATCGCGCTCAGAATGTGA
- a CDS encoding nucleotide disphospho-sugar-binding domain-containing protein: protein MKKKRIFIGMMAGMGRVNRCLPIALKLRDMGHEVAFTIWGNAGAAMEELGFEAIPIPPIPEPKGQTFDPDFADFHQFLAMMGYADAVYMKNELESRLGVTSAFKPDLVLTDSSLSAAFIARKLGIPLVSIHQSCSLPGGVPFNPEAAARPIENGAGHASDAFDAGNAVTEALNETLALHGLEQSDNVLAFLAGDLAIVPSIPEFDPVDPRVLSIPLEYVGPIVWRDDSVAGLPQSWLAEERSMAGKRRVFVYTSRLVEWGVESGGHIFREVVHALGHTSTEILIATGFNPLEGDQEKIPPNVSFATYVSGVMAAERSDIMIHHGGHGSCMTTLLTGTPSLMIPTWAEREFNARQLQQIGGGRMIRPYEMTGQRLAEMVDTMLGGGALEQARTLRDSIASRNYGGAERAAALINELL, encoded by the coding sequence TTGAAGAAGAAACGAATATTTATCGGCATGATGGCCGGAATGGGCAGAGTCAACCGTTGCTTGCCCATCGCGCTCAAGCTTCGAGACATGGGGCATGAGGTCGCTTTTACGATTTGGGGAAATGCGGGTGCAGCCATGGAGGAGCTCGGCTTTGAAGCTATCCCGATTCCGCCTATTCCGGAGCCGAAGGGCCAGACATTCGATCCCGATTTTGCGGATTTCCATCAATTTCTGGCGATGATGGGTTATGCTGACGCGGTATATATGAAGAACGAGCTTGAATCCAGGCTGGGTGTAACGTCAGCCTTTAAGCCGGATCTTGTGCTCACAGATTCCAGTTTATCGGCCGCTTTCATTGCCCGCAAGCTTGGAATTCCGCTCGTTTCCATCCACCAGTCCTGCTCCCTTCCCGGAGGCGTGCCATTTAACCCAGAGGCAGCGGCAAGACCGATAGAGAACGGCGCCGGTCATGCAAGTGATGCCTTTGATGCCGGTAATGCTGTCACTGAGGCGCTAAACGAAACGCTTGCTTTGCACGGACTGGAACAGAGCGACAATGTCCTGGCCTTCTTGGCCGGCGACTTAGCAATTGTGCCAAGCATCCCAGAATTTGATCCCGTAGATCCAAGGGTCCTCTCAATCCCCCTGGAATATGTCGGTCCGATCGTCTGGAGGGATGACAGCGTGGCAGGTTTGCCGCAGTCCTGGCTGGCCGAGGAGAGGAGCATGGCAGGGAAGAGACGTGTATTCGTGTATACGAGCAGGCTTGTGGAATGGGGTGTCGAGAGCGGCGGCCATATTTTCAGGGAAGTGGTCCATGCGCTGGGTCATACTTCTACGGAAATATTGATCGCTACGGGCTTTAATCCGCTGGAAGGGGATCAGGAGAAAATTCCTCCGAATGTGAGCTTTGCGACTTACGTATCCGGGGTGATGGCGGCAGAGCGAAGCGATATTATGATACACCACGGGGGGCACGGGAGCTGTATGACGACGCTATTGACAGGCACACCTTCATTGATGATTCCTACCTGGGCGGAAAGGGAATTCAACGCTAGGCAGCTGCAGCAAATAGGCGGCGGCCGTATGATCCGCCCTTACGAGATGACGGGTCAGCGGCTGGCGGAAATGGTGGATACGATGCTCGGCGGGGGGGCTTTGGAGCAGGCGCGAACATTACGGGACAGCATTGCTTCCCGTAATTACGGAGGCGCAGAACGCGCTGCCGCCTTAATTAATGAACTGCTATAG
- a CDS encoding adenine deaminase C-terminal domain-containing protein gives MRIYPCTLEAYRDLIAVSLGRKPPDVWLKNAAYLNVYTGQVERGHIYVSGNRIAYVGDKEFAVSPNTQIIELEQRQIVVPGYIEPHAHPCQMYNPFTWGVSQLRQGSVLSINDNLSLLMLLGERAISFIEELDQISSHMFLWWCNFDQVQAGDRDLLKTWLAHPLVIQGGEITEWFQLLQGDEELLERLHLLKRACLRVEGHLPGVSYEKISGIAAAGIGADHESLNADDVLKRLRLGLYASLRYSSIRPDLPDILAGLAGDPRFNLSRVMLTSDGPSPHFTEEHSIPAMIKLCMEAGLSAAEAYRLATLNPATYYGLDEDLGGIAPGRLASFNVLDSLNEPAPLHVMQQGTWRIWDREDMQPADEAAVASWLHSYFPPPRVPAELVPGQVREQGSTGIELVNDVITKPYEFIAGEPLEAEESFMTLLDSKGKWTLHTRIKGFASGVTALASTYSASGDTLLIGRSEKGICDILQELNKRGDGILAYFINGEKLHIPLPLGGIMSAGNIKEISESLGLFAHRMKEHGYRFRDPAYTLLFLTASHLPNIRMSAKGLYLVKNGHVIASPVRLDTR, from the coding sequence ATGCGAATATATCCATGCACTCTTGAAGCATACCGCGACCTTATTGCCGTATCCCTTGGCCGCAAACCTCCGGATGTTTGGTTGAAGAATGCAGCCTATCTCAACGTATACACGGGACAAGTTGAAAGGGGTCATATTTACGTTTCCGGCAACCGGATCGCCTACGTCGGAGACAAGGAATTTGCAGTATCGCCGAATACGCAAATCATTGAACTGGAGCAGAGGCAAATCGTCGTTCCCGGTTATATTGAGCCTCATGCGCATCCCTGTCAAATGTACAACCCGTTCACATGGGGCGTTAGCCAGCTCCGTCAAGGGTCCGTGTTATCGATTAACGATAACTTGTCCCTGCTTATGCTCCTTGGCGAGCGGGCGATCTCGTTTATTGAGGAATTAGACCAGATTAGCAGCCATATGTTTTTGTGGTGGTGTAATTTTGATCAAGTGCAGGCTGGCGACCGGGATTTGCTCAAAACGTGGCTTGCTCATCCGCTTGTCATTCAAGGCGGTGAAATTACGGAATGGTTTCAGCTTCTTCAGGGGGATGAGGAGCTGCTGGAACGGCTGCATCTGTTAAAGAGGGCGTGTTTGCGAGTAGAAGGTCATCTGCCAGGCGTCTCCTATGAAAAAATCAGCGGGATCGCGGCGGCGGGTATCGGAGCGGATCACGAGTCTCTAAATGCCGACGATGTGCTAAAGAGATTAAGGCTCGGGCTATACGCCAGCCTCAGATATTCTTCCATACGCCCGGATCTGCCGGATATTTTGGCTGGCCTGGCCGGCGATCCGCGTTTTAATTTGAGCCGCGTTATGCTTACGAGCGACGGCCCTTCGCCGCATTTTACGGAGGAGCACAGCATTCCCGCCATGATCAAGCTGTGCATGGAAGCCGGCTTATCCGCCGCTGAAGCTTACAGGCTGGCTACCCTGAATCCGGCGACGTACTATGGGCTCGATGAAGATCTGGGCGGCATTGCCCCCGGCAGGCTTGCCAGCTTCAACGTTCTGGACTCGCTGAACGAGCCGGCTCCGCTCCACGTTATGCAGCAGGGGACATGGCGCATCTGGGACCGGGAAGACATGCAGCCAGCCGATGAAGCTGCGGTCGCAAGCTGGCTACATTCCTATTTTCCGCCCCCAAGAGTGCCTGCCGAGCTGGTCCCGGGACAGGTCCGTGAACAAGGCAGCACAGGTATTGAGCTTGTCAACGATGTCATTACGAAGCCATACGAATTTATTGCTGGTGAACCGCTGGAGGCCGAGGAGAGCTTCATGACGCTGCTTGACTCAAAAGGGAAGTGGACACTTCATACCCGTATAAAAGGCTTTGCTTCTGGGGTTACGGCGCTGGCGAGCACTTATAGCGCATCTGGCGATACTTTGCTGATCGGCAGGAGTGAAAAGGGGATATGCGACATATTGCAGGAGCTGAACAAGCGTGGCGACGGGATACTGGCTTATTTCATCAACGGGGAGAAGCTGCATATCCCCCTTCCGTTAGGCGGCATAATGAGCGCCGGGAACATAAAAGAGATCAGCGAATCCCTCGGGCTTTTTGCGCATCGAATGAAGGAACACGGCTATCGGTTTCGCGATCCTGCCTATACGCTGCTTTTTCTGACCGCTTCCCATCTGCCTAACATACGCATGTCTGCGAAGGGACTGTATCTGGTTAAGAACGGACATGTGATTGCCAGTCCTGTTCGACTGGATACCCGTTAG
- a CDS encoding thiolase family protein, whose translation MSIPVIVAAKRTAIGKYGGMFREIPPEVLAAEVIRAILGETSVNPGDIDDVILGNAVGPGGNIARLSALTAGLPVEVPGVTVDRQCGSGLEAIHLAARLIQAGAGEIYLAGGVESTSRAPWKIDKPLSLYGRGFPAIMGRARFSPDCIGDPDMGKAANNVAELYGITREQQDLYALHSQKKAVDSIRSGRFQREIVPITITADREAKIIDTDECPRPGTTLEKLAALPPAFDADGTVTAGNACPVNDGAAIVLLMSLKMARSLGLQPVIQFVDSAAAGVDPNYLGIGPVPAVSKLLARNSLKVSDLDILEFNEAFASQVLASLQQLSIPEDIVNVGGGAIALGHPYGASGAILVTRLFSEMRSMDAARGMTTLGIGGGLGLATLWEKYE comes from the coding sequence ATGTCCATTCCTGTGATTGTAGCTGCCAAACGAACGGCCATCGGCAAATATGGAGGAATGTTCAGGGAGATTCCGCCCGAGGTGCTCGCCGCAGAGGTGATTCGAGCTATTCTGGGCGAAACCTCCGTGAACCCTGGGGATATCGATGACGTAATCCTCGGCAATGCAGTTGGCCCTGGCGGCAATATCGCCAGATTGTCCGCTTTGACCGCCGGACTCCCGGTGGAGGTTCCAGGAGTTACGGTCGATCGTCAGTGCGGTTCGGGTCTCGAAGCGATCCATCTGGCGGCGCGGCTGATTCAGGCTGGAGCAGGCGAGATCTATTTGGCGGGCGGTGTGGAGAGCACAAGCCGAGCGCCGTGGAAGATCGATAAACCTCTTTCATTATATGGCCGGGGATTTCCTGCTATTATGGGCCGCGCAAGGTTCTCGCCTGATTGTATCGGTGATCCGGACATGGGCAAGGCCGCAAACAATGTCGCTGAACTCTACGGGATCACCAGGGAGCAGCAGGATTTGTATGCGCTTCATAGCCAAAAAAAGGCTGTGGACTCGATCCGCAGCGGGCGCTTTCAACGCGAAATCGTGCCAATCACCATTACAGCAGACCGGGAAGCAAAAATCATCGATACGGATGAATGTCCGCGCCCCGGCACAACGCTCGAGAAGCTTGCGGCTCTGCCGCCCGCATTCGATGCCGACGGCACGGTAACGGCGGGCAATGCTTGTCCGGTCAATGACGGTGCAGCGATCGTCCTGTTGATGTCACTAAAGATGGCCCGCTCATTAGGCTTGCAGCCTGTCATTCAGTTCGTCGATTCGGCCGCAGCTGGCGTTGATCCGAATTATTTAGGGATCGGTCCTGTACCCGCAGTAAGCAAGCTGCTCGCAAGAAACAGCCTGAAGGTAAGTGATCTCGATATTCTGGAATTCAATGAAGCTTTTGCCTCGCAGGTGCTGGCCTCTCTGCAGCAGCTGAGCATACCGGAGGACATCGTCAATGTCGGCGGCGGAGCTATCGCGCTGGGTCATCCTTACGGAGCCTCCGGTGCCATTCTCGTCACGCGCCTGTTCAGCGAAATGCGGAGCATGGACGCTGCAAGGGGCATGACGACGCTTGGTATCGGCGGCGGACTGGGGCTCGCAACGTTATGGGAGAAATACGAATAA
- a CDS encoding SDR family NAD(P)-dependent oxidoreductase, producing MQLNQQTAVITGSSRGIGRAIALRMAQEGARVVVNGTDASRVNEVVEEIHQNGGVAIGIAESVHTMKGGARIISAAMAEFGQVDILVNNAGIIRDKMAHKLSEEDWDAVINTHLKGAFSCIHAALPGMRERRQGCIINMTSTAALTGTAGQLNYSAAKAGLLGMTWTLALELSDYGISVNAIAPAALTDMSAPYVERARRDAEAAGQSLPDYWRIGTPEEAAELAVALSLPQCRELSGEIFSVNGGDIGLWARPKHELLTSRKSGHWMASEIAAELLTKSSN from the coding sequence ATGCAACTTAACCAGCAAACTGCAGTGATAACCGGCTCCAGCCGCGGTATCGGCCGGGCGATCGCCCTTAGAATGGCACAAGAAGGTGCCCGGGTGGTCGTTAACGGTACCGATGCAAGCCGTGTTAACGAGGTGGTTGAGGAAATTCACCAAAACGGCGGCGTCGCGATCGGCATCGCCGAATCAGTCCATACGATGAAGGGGGGGGCCCGGATCATCTCTGCGGCGATGGCGGAGTTCGGCCAGGTGGATATCCTGGTGAACAACGCTGGAATTATCCGCGATAAAATGGCGCACAAGCTTAGCGAAGAAGATTGGGATGCTGTAATCAACACCCATTTGAAAGGAGCCTTCTCCTGTATTCATGCCGCGCTGCCCGGCATGAGGGAGAGAAGACAGGGCTGCATCATCAACATGACATCGACAGCAGCCTTAACCGGAACGGCGGGTCAGCTTAACTACAGCGCGGCCAAAGCCGGATTGCTCGGTATGACGTGGACGCTGGCGCTGGAGCTCAGTGATTACGGAATTAGCGTCAATGCCATCGCTCCAGCGGCCTTGACGGACATGTCGGCTCCGTATGTCGAGCGGGCGAGGCGGGATGCGGAGGCTGCGGGCCAAAGCCTCCCTGATTATTGGCGAATCGGAACGCCTGAAGAGGCGGCCGAGCTGGCAGTGGCGCTAAGTCTGCCTCAATGCCGGGAACTTAGCGGTGAAATATTCTCCGTTAATGGCGGCGATATTGGATTATGGGCACGTCCCAAACATGAATTGCTGACCTCGCGCAAATCGGGACATTGGATGGCCAGCGAAATTGCCGCCGAGTTATTGACCAAATCCTCAAATTGA